Within the Deltaproteobacteria bacterium genome, the region ATGTTTTTCTCCTGCCTTTTTTATATTTTCGTGTAGCTCAGCAACTATATTTATATCACCTAAAGCTCGTGCGATATGTTCGGCTTTATTATAGAACCATATAGAATCTTCATAGTTCCCTAAATGATAATGTACGCTACCTAAATTAGCTAACCGTAATAGTTCGCTACGTTTATCACCATATTGTTGCGCGACTGCTAACAATTTCTGCAATTCTGGCAGCGCTAAAGTATCTTCTTTATTTTTAAGATATATAGTTGCTATACCAGAGTGCCATACCCCTTCATGGTATTTATCCTTTAACAAACGTGCCTGCCTTAAGGCTTTTTTATAATATCGCATTGGTATTTGATTTCTTGGGTCTCTAAGAAATGATAATTTCATATGTGCTACAGCTAAATTACCATATAGTAGCATCAAAAGTTCGCGATCCTTGTTTCTCTTTGCAATTTTTAATGCTTGTTTAAAATAATCAATGGCGCGCACGCTGTCTTCATAAGCATTACAAGCCAAACCGATATTATGCAAACACCAAGCTTTAGTTGATTGTTCAACATTATCATCAATTAAAGTTAGTAGTTTTTTATAGTAAGACATTGATTTAGCAAAATCACCAACCGTAAATGTTAAAGCCCCTAAAATCTCGTGTTTTTTATAATCTGAGTTAATATCAATCCATTCATTGATCATGGGTTGCCATTGAGGTAATGCTATTAACTGCTTATCTTCTTCATATGGTTGTTGAAGCAAATTTTGCCAAAGCTTTTCTACAAATTTATTAGTATCACAATATATACGTAAACCCTGATACCTATTAAAAGGATTTTTTTCTTTGCATACTTCAATATTTTCAACTTGTTCTTGTGTTGTATCATGTTGCACCAAATATATTATCCTTTTCACATCAAACAAGGTACTAATACTTTCATTGATATCAAATACATCACTACAACTATACCCTAGTATAAGCATCGACTGATCTTCATTATTTCTTCTGTCGTTACTAAATATTTTCTCAATTAGTCTTTTGCGATGAATTGAGTTTTCTCGACTAGCAATTTGTTTGATGCTAATGATCATACTTGTTTTATTGTGATAACTACCATGTGTCTTAATTAGTTTTTTCTGGTCATCATCAAGATCGCATTTTGTAAAATGCGTCTCTTGATAATATACTTGTAGATCATTTGTTTTTTTACAGTGTTGCTCATATGCTTGTTCAATAAGCATATCAAAGTTAGTAGTTATAACAATTTTCAGCAAATCGGCTGCCAGTAAAGCAGCAAATAACTTATGGTTAATGCCTGGTTGGCCTATACCATAGATATTTAATAGACTATCTTGTGCACTGCGACTATGCTCAATTAGAGTTTGCATAATTAATTCAAATGGCACCATGTGCTGCTGCTGCTACACTATTGACGTTTTAATCACCTGATCTTATTGCACTATATATGCATAAATTAGTCACTATCTTATTGTTGCTATCTGCCACGCCAGCTTACCCTTGCGCAACGTTTGCTTTGCCTGACAATAGAATGCCTGATTTTAAAAAGGCACAACCGCAAACCATACCAAACACAATTATTGCTAAAAGCTATGAATGGCATGATGAATCGGGTTTAGTTTTTATTAATAAGCGCGGAATAAAAAAACAGTCATTAGTACTCTTACCATCTGATAAACCCGCTACTTGGCAAAGTCGTTTTGCTAGTCTCACGTTTAATCAATATGGGCGTGAGTTTCCGGTGGGAGGAATAAATGAACAAGGTATTGTTATTGAAGCTTCAATACTGAATCTAACTCAGTATCCAAAACCAAATAATTTACCTACAGTTAATGAGCTAAATTTCGTACAATATTTGCTTGATCAAGCAAAATCTACAGATCACGCAATAGAATTAGCTAAAAAAGTTCGTATTACACCAATTTACGCCAAGCTACATTATTTTGTTTGTAGTCCTGAAGGAAGTTGTGGAGTGATTGAATTTCTTGATGGTAAATTAATAACTTCAAGCGGTGCATTTATTGAATCTCCAATCGCTCTTACTAATTCACCCTTTAAAAAGTGTTATAATGCTTGGGCAGAGCGTAATATGAATATAACTGCCATAAAATACTATCGTTTCATTAATTTATATAAGCTTATTATTAATGCAATCAAATCTAAAAATAACAACATTACTACTGCTTGGAATATTCTTAAATGGCTAACTTCAAATTCATTTAGTCCCATGCAATGGCAAATTGTCTATGAGGCTGGTGAAAAACAAGTGCACTTTCGCACTCGCGAACATAAATCTATAAAAACCGTTAACCTAAATAACTTTGAACTTGATTGTAATAAACCAGCTTTAATAACATCACTTATCAGCGATGCTACTGGAGATATTTCAAAATCATTTACGCCTTATACTCAAAAGGCTAATTATATCTTAGTTGCAAATTCATTAAGATTACTTGATAAAAATATTTCTCAAGAAAAAATTAGTCTAATTGCAAATTATCCACAACAGTTCAAATGCATGCTTAATAAAAACGACTAAAACGCTCGCGGATAACCATGCACCTAAATATTAAATATCTTGATTATTTTTTCTTCACTTTCTTAAGTTTTTTTATAAACTCTGCAACTTTTGCTGCTACCCACGATTCTATTACTTTACATAAAATTTGGCAGCGGCCTATTGAATTACGTGGAAATAATCATGTGCTTGTTTACCCTTAATTAAAAACGATCAGATATTTATTTGGTCAGGCGACTTACAAGAATTGCGCCAAACT harbors:
- a CDS encoding tetratricopeptide repeat protein, which codes for MQTLIEHSRSAQDSLLNIYGIGQPGINHKLFAALLAADLLKIVITTNFDMLIEQAYEQHCKKTNDLQVYYQETHFTKCDLDDDQKKLIKTHGSYHNKTSMIISIKQIASRENSIHRKRLIEKIFSNDRRNNEDQSMLILGYSCSDVFDINESISTLFDVKRIIYLVQHDTTQEQVENIEVCKEKNPFNRYQGLRIYCDTNKFVEKLWQNLLQQPYEEDKQLIALPQWQPMINEWIDINSDYKKHEILGALTFTVGDFAKSMSYYKKLLTLIDDNVEQSTKAWCLHNIGLACNAYEDSVRAIDYFKQALKIAKRNKDRELLMLLYGNLAVAHMKLSFLRDPRNQIPMRYYKKALRQARLLKDKYHEGVWHSGIATIYLKNKEDTLALPELQKLLAVAQQYGDKRSELLRLANLGSVHYHLGNYEDSIWFYNKAEHIARALGDINIVAELHENIKKAGEKHEEPDRFDKAMQRMGIEILDETQIKERRFYSLQIFIVTVVIIVIIWFKNSC